A region of Corynebacterium glucuronolyticum DSM 44120 DNA encodes the following proteins:
- a CDS encoding TetR/AcrR family transcriptional regulator, translating to MNLYRSRGKTEARGRVISAGYEIVSNRGFNNLSREKISLISKISEEDISEFFPTDDNLKQVLQSELDATIIRFADYELGKLPEDASTLDKLKATGRAYFSFSQEAPDIFGAFISAPMNIDLPEGFEGNFNDLLMPPTVTRVLGYIRDLIEELDGPKDSKFLLEIALTAYATIHGITHLCTFGICRLFSPVAKKQLLQGSLESLTAGIVRSIKNKGATELNPKQLGGNVPFNAVPKAPEFPRNNDDEKQIAMYRGLIDLVWDLGQSNVDLSRVAQYANLPKNDVLRLADGADKLVKEVEDYLDNQDQGFIGAQCFSLPGGSNAFSYLKAAGFGYVSFALHDPIGWNVLIEIASGAIVPTDFDNFDQSERMGVAFSFLVELTKKAIENSNNPRQAWILYSQVFSAWASAHGLAHLFSTGSLKNLDEKDKLEYLGPVFDIVIQGLLSTLNIDSVDDLKE from the coding sequence GTGAATCTTTACCGTAGTAGAGGCAAAACAGAGGCACGGGGTCGCGTCATTTCCGCAGGTTATGAAATCGTTAGCAACCGTGGCTTTAATAACCTCAGCCGGGAAAAAATCTCCCTCATTTCCAAAATTAGTGAAGAGGACATCTCGGAATTTTTCCCTACCGACGATAACCTCAAGCAAGTCCTACAATCCGAGCTTGATGCCACCATCATCCGTTTTGCCGACTACGAACTAGGGAAGCTCCCAGAGGATGCCTCAACTCTGGACAAGCTCAAGGCCACCGGCCGAGCCTACTTCTCGTTCTCACAGGAAGCTCCGGATATCTTCGGTGCGTTTATCTCCGCACCGATGAATATCGACCTTCCCGAAGGTTTCGAAGGCAATTTCAATGACTTACTCATGCCGCCGACCGTCACCCGGGTTCTCGGCTACATCCGGGACCTTATCGAGGAACTCGACGGACCCAAGGATTCGAAGTTCCTCCTTGAGATTGCTCTCACCGCTTATGCCACGATTCACGGCATTACCCACCTTTGCACCTTCGGTATCTGCAGGCTCTTCAGCCCGGTAGCCAAGAAGCAGCTGCTGCAGGGCTCGCTGGAATCTCTGACCGCAGGTATAGTCCGCTCGATCAAGAATAAGGGCGCAACTGAGCTCAACCCAAAGCAATTGGGTGGCAATGTTCCGTTTAATGCGGTGCCTAAGGCTCCGGAGTTCCCCCGCAACAACGACGATGAGAAGCAAATCGCAATGTACCGCGGTCTCATCGACCTCGTGTGGGATCTCGGTCAGTCCAATGTTGATCTCAGTCGCGTCGCACAGTACGCAAATCTCCCCAAGAACGATGTTCTCCGCTTGGCCGACGGAGCCGATAAGCTCGTAAAAGAGGTCGAGGACTACCTGGATAACCAGGATCAAGGATTTATCGGCGCCCAGTGCTTCTCCCTCCCCGGTGGGTCGAACGCATTCTCCTACCTCAAGGCGGCAGGATTCGGGTACGTCTCTTTCGCATTGCACGATCCGATCGGCTGGAACGTTCTCATCGAAATTGCCTCCGGTGCCATCGTGCCCACCGATTTTGACAACTTTGACCAAAGCGAACGCATGGGGGTCGCTTTCTCCTTCCTCGTGGAGTTGACCAAGAAAGCTATCGAGAACTCGAACAATCCCCGCCAGGCGTGGATCCTTTACTCCCAGGTGTTTTCTGCGTGGGCATCGGCACACGGTCTCGCGCACCTCTTTTCCACCGGGTCTCTCAAGAATCTGGACGAGAAAGACAAGTTGGAATACCTTGGACCTGTCTTCGACATCGTTATTCAGGGACTTCTGAGCACCCTGAATATCGACTCGGTTGATGATTTGAAGGAGTAA
- a CDS encoding IclR family transcriptional regulator, translating to MGQYNTDKSGIKVLDRTLSIVWAVAEGPHSLTELCDITGLPRATAHRLATALEVHSILARSTDGKWVIGPALTALASGSTDKLIDAAVPIMTTLMEDTGESVQLYRLTGMQRTCIAAQEPPSGLKYTVPVGARMPLTAGSAARVFVAFSGPTLRDRILKDAVYTEETVDKVREQGWSDSKNEREKGLASVSAPVFNPTGDLVAVLSLSGPSERFDGKQFIAPLRDAARSLGALL from the coding sequence ATGGGACAGTATAACACTGACAAAAGTGGCATTAAGGTTCTGGATAGAACGTTGTCCATCGTATGGGCCGTTGCGGAAGGACCGCACTCTCTAACCGAACTGTGTGACATCACCGGTTTACCACGCGCCACGGCTCACCGCTTGGCTACCGCACTTGAAGTGCACTCGATACTAGCTCGCTCCACTGACGGAAAATGGGTAATCGGCCCGGCACTGACCGCGTTGGCTTCCGGCTCCACCGATAAGCTTATCGACGCTGCAGTGCCCATTATGACCACCCTCATGGAGGACACGGGAGAATCCGTGCAGCTCTACCGGCTCACTGGGATGCAACGCACGTGCATCGCCGCACAAGAACCACCCTCAGGCCTCAAATACACCGTCCCCGTTGGCGCACGCATGCCTCTGACCGCTGGTAGCGCTGCCCGCGTGTTCGTAGCTTTCTCCGGCCCAACCCTCCGCGACCGTATCCTCAAGGATGCTGTTTATACGGAGGAAACTGTGGACAAAGTTCGTGAGCAGGGCTGGAGCGATTCTAAAAATGAACGTGAGAAGGGGTTGGCCAGCGTCTCCGCACCCGTGTTTAACCCCACTGGAGATCTCGTTGCTGTCCTTAGCTTGTCCGGGCCATCAGAACGATTCGACGGAAAACAGTTCATTGCCCCGTTACGCGACGCAGCCCGATCGCTCGGTGCCCTGCTCTAA
- the leuC gene encoding 3-isopropylmalate dehydratase large subunit, whose translation MAEKVWKAHQVAEGLIYIDLHLLHEVTSPQAFDGLRLVGRKVRRPDLTIATEDHNVPTNATTITDPVSRTQVETLRKNCEEFGIRLHSMGDKEQGIVHVVGPQLGLTQPGMTVVCGDSHTSTHGAFGAIAFGIGTSQVEHVLATQTLQIEPLKTMAVNVSGELADGVTAKDLILAIIAKIGTGGGQGHIIEYRGSAIRKLTMEQRMTVCNMSIEAGARAGMIAPDETTFEYLKGRDHAPKGEQWDKAVEYWRSIVTDEGAEFDTVVDIDGSTITPFVTWGTNPGHGVPLAASVPSPEDFSGDEAQASAAKALEYMGLTPGTPMREVAIDTVFIGSCTNGRIEDLRAAARVMKGRSVNTRTLVVPGSYRVKLEAEKEGLDQVFLDAGAEWRLPGCSMCLGMNPDQLAPGERSASTSNRNFEGRQGKGGRTHLVSPAVAAATAVAGHLASPADLAPAMA comes from the coding sequence ATGGCAGAGAAGGTCTGGAAAGCTCATCAGGTTGCTGAAGGGCTCATTTACATCGACCTTCACCTCCTGCATGAGGTGACTTCCCCGCAGGCTTTCGACGGTCTTCGCTTGGTGGGTCGCAAAGTCCGTCGTCCAGATTTGACGATCGCGACAGAGGATCACAACGTACCGACCAATGCCACCACGATCACCGATCCAGTATCTCGGACGCAAGTTGAAACGTTGCGGAAGAACTGCGAGGAATTCGGTATCCGGTTGCACTCGATGGGGGATAAAGAGCAGGGAATCGTTCACGTTGTAGGCCCGCAACTGGGCCTCACGCAGCCGGGTATGACCGTCGTGTGCGGTGACTCTCACACGTCTACGCACGGTGCGTTTGGTGCGATTGCCTTCGGCATTGGCACGTCGCAGGTCGAGCACGTCCTTGCAACTCAGACGCTGCAGATCGAACCCCTGAAAACGATGGCAGTCAATGTGTCTGGTGAGCTCGCAGACGGTGTGACCGCAAAGGATTTGATCCTGGCGATTATCGCCAAGATTGGTACCGGGGGCGGGCAAGGGCACATCATCGAATACCGTGGTTCCGCCATTCGTAAATTGACGATGGAACAGCGCATGACGGTGTGCAACATGTCAATTGAAGCGGGAGCGCGCGCGGGCATGATTGCCCCTGACGAAACCACCTTTGAATACCTCAAAGGCCGGGATCACGCACCGAAGGGCGAGCAGTGGGACAAGGCGGTCGAATACTGGCGGTCCATTGTCACTGACGAGGGAGCTGAGTTCGACACTGTCGTAGACATTGATGGCTCCACCATCACCCCCTTTGTTACCTGGGGAACCAACCCCGGACACGGTGTGCCTCTCGCCGCGAGTGTGCCGAGCCCGGAGGACTTTTCTGGTGATGAAGCACAGGCAAGCGCAGCGAAGGCACTGGAGTATATGGGGCTGACACCGGGGACTCCCATGCGAGAGGTTGCTATCGACACTGTCTTTATTGGTTCCTGCACAAACGGGCGCATCGAGGATCTGCGGGCTGCTGCGCGTGTGATGAAGGGGCGCAGCGTGAACACTCGGACGCTTGTCGTTCCCGGAAGCTACAGGGTGAAATTGGAAGCTGAGAAGGAAGGGTTGGATCAGGTTTTTTTGGATGCCGGGGCTGAATGGCGTCTGCCTGGTTGTTCTATGTGCCTCGGGATGAACCCTGACCAGCTGGCTCCCGGTGAGCGAAGCGCCTCCACTTCGAACCGTAACTTCGAAGGACGTCAGGGTAAGGGTGGGCGCACGCACCTGGTCAGTCCTGCGGTTGCGGCTGCGACGGCGGTTGCAGGGCATCTCGCTTCCCCCGCAGACCTCGCTCCAGCGATGGCATAA
- the leuD gene encoding 3-isopropylmalate dehydratase small subunit, with protein sequence MEKFVTHTGVGVPLKSSNVDTDQIIPAVYLKRVTRTGFDDALFAAWRQDPAFVLNQEEYKNGSVLVAGPDFGTGSSREHAVWALMDYGFKAVFSSRFADIFRGNSGKAGLVAGLMSQDDIELLWKLMEETPGLQLTVNLEDQTVKAGEYVLPFDIDEKTKHRLLEGLDDISVTLAHEDDISEYEKARPDFKPTTL encoded by the coding sequence ATGGAAAAGTTTGTCACTCACACCGGTGTTGGAGTGCCGCTCAAATCATCGAACGTTGATACTGACCAGATCATCCCAGCTGTTTACCTCAAGCGAGTCACGCGCACGGGTTTCGATGATGCCCTCTTCGCGGCCTGGCGTCAGGATCCCGCCTTTGTCCTTAACCAAGAGGAATACAAAAATGGCTCAGTGCTCGTCGCCGGCCCTGATTTTGGCACCGGATCGTCCCGTGAACATGCCGTCTGGGCGCTCATGGATTACGGGTTTAAAGCTGTATTCTCGTCTCGTTTCGCTGACATCTTCCGCGGAAATTCCGGAAAGGCAGGTCTCGTAGCTGGACTCATGTCGCAAGACGATATCGAGCTGCTGTGGAAACTCATGGAGGAAACTCCCGGTCTGCAGCTCACCGTCAATTTGGAGGACCAGACAGTAAAAGCGGGGGAGTATGTCCTGCCGTTCGATATCGATGAAAAAACAAAGCATCGTCTGCTTGAAGGGCTTGATGATATTTCTGTCACCCTCGCTCACGAGGATGATATCAGTGAGTATGAAAAGGCCCGCCCAGACTTCAAGCCCACAACCCTGTGA
- a CDS encoding low molecular weight phosphatase family protein, whose translation MTAQLVDRFRIVREDMHRYYGGSVESDVIDDVVDSAISDVSEDARIETFIPVLVEREARETLESMGTVRKEVLFASKHNSARAQLAYALARYYAGDHLFIRTVGVEGRAPVDPDVLVVLDEMGVSGGVLYEKDDTPRTVHFSDVVVLLGVEESPNLPGVRYVEWNVDDPAGKGLAAMREAAREIDALVRTLLFELAA comes from the coding sequence ATGACCGCACAGCTTGTCGATCGTTTTCGCATCGTCCGAGAAGATATGCACCGCTACTACGGGGGATCTGTGGAGTCCGACGTCATTGATGATGTCGTAGATTCAGCGATTTCTGATGTCAGCGAAGATGCGCGCATTGAAACGTTCATCCCTGTGCTCGTTGAACGCGAAGCCCGAGAAACGCTTGAATCGATGGGAACTGTCCGCAAGGAGGTGCTTTTTGCCTCCAAACACAACTCCGCGCGAGCGCAGCTGGCGTACGCTCTGGCGCGCTACTACGCGGGTGACCATCTGTTCATCCGAACTGTGGGAGTTGAGGGGCGTGCCCCGGTGGATCCGGATGTTCTGGTGGTTCTGGACGAGATGGGTGTCTCCGGCGGTGTCCTTTATGAGAAGGATGACACCCCGCGCACCGTGCACTTCTCTGATGTCGTCGTCCTACTCGGCGTGGAGGAGTCTCCTAACCTGCCTGGAGTGCGCTATGTGGAGTGGAATGTTGACGACCCGGCAGGTAAAGGCCTAGCCGCGATGCGAGAGGCTGCACGAGAGATCGACGCTCTTGTCCGTACGCTCCTTTTCGAACTTGCCGCATAG
- a CDS encoding NUDIX hydrolase, giving the protein MSKSPHEQDKDKANSLYVTGRFQQIPPKPGKDAKRPTLAAGAVLWKGDVDDPRVAIIHRPCYDDWSLAKGKLDPGESLPVTAIREIFEETGYTVRLGKLLGNVSYPVLDRTKIVYYWTAKVLGGHFTPNDEVDELRWVTLEEAKELLTYEVDTHVLEKADKRFHLPAESRILLVRHAKAHDRRKWAGDDNLRPLEKKGLRQAEMLAPLLLGFRPEKVYSAVPDRCQSTAAPIAEEVGVSVIVDPLLGDDAQPDEAIARFDEIIADGGVSVVVSQGERIPALLQHYSDTGRLPLPMDEVKCKKGSVWVLSFNDGQLTGADYLASALPVK; this is encoded by the coding sequence ATGTCCAAGTCACCACACGAACAAGACAAAGACAAAGCAAACTCACTTTACGTCACCGGCCGCTTTCAGCAGATCCCCCCAAAGCCAGGTAAGGACGCGAAGCGGCCTACCCTAGCCGCCGGTGCGGTGCTCTGGAAAGGCGATGTCGACGACCCACGCGTCGCGATTATTCACCGCCCCTGCTACGACGACTGGTCCCTGGCCAAGGGAAAGCTGGACCCAGGCGAGTCCCTTCCAGTCACGGCGATTCGAGAGATCTTCGAGGAAACCGGGTACACCGTGCGACTCGGGAAACTCCTGGGCAACGTCAGCTACCCTGTTTTGGACCGCACCAAGATCGTCTACTACTGGACGGCTAAGGTTCTCGGCGGTCATTTCACACCCAACGATGAGGTCGATGAGCTGCGGTGGGTCACGCTGGAGGAAGCGAAGGAACTTCTCACGTACGAGGTGGACACACACGTCTTAGAAAAGGCAGACAAGCGGTTCCACCTCCCCGCCGAGTCCCGGATTCTCCTTGTCCGTCATGCCAAGGCGCACGACCGGCGGAAGTGGGCTGGCGACGACAATCTGCGCCCGCTGGAGAAGAAAGGCCTGCGTCAGGCCGAGATGCTTGCTCCGCTCCTTCTCGGCTTCCGCCCCGAAAAGGTGTATTCCGCCGTTCCAGATCGCTGCCAATCCACTGCTGCCCCGATTGCGGAAGAAGTTGGCGTATCTGTCATCGTCGACCCGCTGCTTGGCGACGATGCCCAGCCCGATGAAGCAATCGCACGTTTCGACGAGATCATCGCCGACGGCGGTGTCTCCGTCGTTGTTTCCCAGGGTGAGCGAATCCCAGCGTTGTTGCAGCATTACTCCGACACAGGACGCCTACCCCTACCGATGGATGAAGTGAAATGCAAGAAAGGGTCAGTGTGGGTGCTGTCGTTTAATGATGGCCAACTCACTGGAGCCGACTATTTGGCGAGCGCCCTCCCAGTGAAGTAA
- a CDS encoding NAD(P)H-dependent glycerol-3-phosphate dehydrogenase, giving the protein MSFKLPLIQQELLKGTCLMHVAVMGAGSWGTTMAKVAADAGNTVTLWARREDAARRIQITRENSDYLPGLTLPPSVTATSSAEEAATGADIVILGVPSQSLRGNLEQWTPFLGTSTLILSLAKGVEHGTGLRMSEVIATVTGHPSDKIAVLSGPNLAREIAMEQPAATVIACSDHSHAKVIQAAVSAPYFRPYTVTDVIGAELGGACKNVIALACGMAVGKGLGENTVATLITRGLAEITRLGVELGADARTFAGLAGLGDLVATCNSPLSRNRTFGERLGRGDSLEDAAKATHGQVAEGVISSESVYHLAEDHGVEMPITQAVYGVCHNAVSVDEMITALMGRSKKAE; this is encoded by the coding sequence ATGTCTTTTAAGTTACCCTTAATCCAACAAGAACTGTTGAAAGGAACATGTTTAATGCACGTCGCAGTCATGGGTGCCGGTAGTTGGGGGACAACAATGGCAAAGGTTGCAGCCGATGCTGGCAACACGGTGACCCTCTGGGCGAGGAGGGAAGACGCTGCCCGGAGGATCCAGATTACGCGTGAGAACAGCGACTACCTTCCGGGGCTCACGCTGCCACCTTCAGTCACGGCAACGTCGTCGGCAGAGGAGGCGGCCACGGGTGCAGACATCGTTATTCTGGGTGTGCCGTCGCAAAGCCTACGAGGAAACCTCGAGCAGTGGACCCCCTTCCTAGGTACGAGCACCCTCATCCTTTCGCTTGCGAAAGGCGTTGAGCACGGGACAGGCCTGCGGATGAGCGAGGTCATCGCCACCGTGACCGGACACCCTAGTGACAAGATTGCGGTCCTGTCAGGACCCAACCTGGCCCGCGAGATCGCGATGGAACAGCCGGCTGCCACGGTGATCGCGTGCTCCGACCACTCGCATGCCAAGGTCATCCAAGCAGCAGTGAGTGCCCCGTACTTCCGTCCGTACACGGTGACCGATGTCATCGGGGCGGAGCTGGGAGGCGCATGTAAGAACGTCATCGCACTCGCTTGCGGTATGGCTGTGGGTAAGGGGCTAGGCGAAAACACTGTCGCCACACTTATTACTCGAGGCCTCGCAGAAATCACACGACTGGGAGTTGAGCTTGGTGCAGATGCCCGCACGTTCGCCGGTTTGGCGGGGCTCGGGGACCTCGTGGCCACGTGCAATTCGCCGTTGTCGCGGAATAGAACCTTCGGCGAGCGTTTGGGGCGTGGCGATAGCCTGGAAGATGCTGCCAAGGCGACGCATGGGCAAGTAGCTGAGGGAGTAATATCGTCAGAATCCGTGTACCACCTAGCGGAGGATCACGGCGTGGAGATGCCCATCACACAGGCGGTGTACGGCGTGTGCCACAATGCAGTAAGCGTTGATGAAATGATTACAGCCCTCATGGGCCGGTCGAAGAAGGCAGAGTAA
- a CDS encoding D-alanine--D-alanine ligase family protein, with protein sequence MTTVAVIYGGKSTEHSISCISARAIMDHLDDVDVFPVGITRDGTWTTGDPRHMTETLPEVTVEREVFLHKNEIRLLETSEVLATVDVIFPVLHGLNGEDGTIQGLFELSGVPYVGNGVLASACGMDKQYTKKLCKLAGLPIGKDLVLEGGEEFIPGTLNFPVYVKPARGGSSIGISRVEDVSGIDEAIRLARESDPKVIIEEEIKGIEVECGVLEYPDGRVVAAAPAELIGTEDGEAGFYDFSAKYLDGQVSAHIPARLSEEETARVKEIAVQTFKALNCNGLARVDFFVTEHGPVINEINTLPGFTPISMYPQVFQAEGISYGDLLHILIEQALATKSK encoded by the coding sequence GTGACCACAGTTGCCGTTATTTACGGTGGTAAGTCCACCGAACACTCCATTTCGTGCATCTCTGCACGGGCTATTATGGATCATCTCGACGATGTCGACGTGTTCCCCGTTGGGATTACCCGCGATGGCACGTGGACAACGGGGGATCCTCGGCACATGACAGAAACACTCCCGGAAGTTACCGTCGAACGCGAGGTGTTCCTGCATAAAAACGAAATCCGGCTCCTGGAGACGAGTGAGGTCCTCGCGACTGTGGATGTCATCTTCCCCGTGCTGCACGGTCTCAATGGCGAGGATGGAACTATCCAGGGTCTGTTTGAGCTCTCCGGCGTTCCGTACGTGGGCAATGGAGTTCTTGCCTCCGCGTGCGGGATGGATAAGCAGTACACAAAGAAATTGTGTAAACTCGCTGGACTCCCGATCGGCAAAGACCTTGTACTCGAAGGAGGAGAGGAGTTCATCCCCGGTACCCTGAACTTCCCCGTATACGTCAAGCCCGCCCGCGGTGGTTCTTCCATCGGCATCTCCCGTGTTGAGGATGTGTCCGGTATCGATGAGGCTATTCGCCTTGCGCGAGAAAGCGACCCCAAGGTCATCATTGAGGAAGAAATCAAGGGCATCGAGGTTGAATGTGGTGTTCTCGAGTACCCGGATGGACGCGTTGTCGCAGCGGCACCTGCGGAGCTCATTGGCACAGAGGATGGTGAGGCTGGCTTCTACGACTTTTCAGCGAAGTACCTCGATGGCCAGGTTTCTGCGCACATCCCGGCGCGGCTGAGTGAAGAGGAAACCGCGCGTGTCAAGGAGATCGCGGTGCAGACCTTTAAGGCTCTGAACTGCAATGGGCTCGCCCGAGTCGACTTTTTCGTCACCGAGCACGGCCCAGTGATCAACGAGATCAATACGCTTCCCGGCTTCACCCCGATTTCAATGTACCCGCAGGTCTTCCAGGCAGAAGGCATCAGCTATGGGGATCTCCTCCACATCCTGATAGAGCAGGCACTGGCCACAAAATCTAAGTAG
- a CDS encoding DUF3515 domain-containing protein has protein sequence MERKNTPMVIALVLALVFVLAVVFGAKFVYSKAASGPTVVTDLGYEEADSAECQSFVDALPNKVGTFKRVPIADPAPSGAAAYKHGLEDELTIRCGVPTPDYASQADSVTEKSGAQWLRISDNSGNATWFTLDTTPAVAVTAPEGSKAKKVTGGLDEAIGTLTHHEIDLPATPLERIDASAANETESCSVLNLPEKYGDHVLAGRPDSPTGSWLYTSDTRNPIEVRCGVSMSPEYAAGARLTQLDGRPWFTDSSGLRWWSMGTPTVAVFAPLDLAENVLADVSRQIGPVEDAGDSAPSQDTADAQKAQ, from the coding sequence ATGGAACGCAAAAACACCCCTATGGTGATCGCTCTCGTGCTTGCCTTGGTATTTGTCCTCGCCGTCGTCTTCGGCGCTAAATTCGTGTATTCCAAGGCTGCCAGTGGCCCCACGGTGGTCACTGACCTCGGCTACGAGGAGGCGGACTCTGCTGAGTGCCAGAGCTTTGTCGACGCTCTGCCGAACAAGGTCGGCACATTCAAGCGCGTTCCTATCGCTGACCCAGCCCCCTCCGGCGCTGCAGCGTATAAGCACGGCCTCGAAGACGAACTTACGATCCGCTGTGGCGTGCCTACCCCGGACTACGCGTCGCAAGCTGATTCTGTGACAGAAAAATCCGGTGCCCAGTGGCTCAGAATTAGCGATAACTCCGGAAATGCCACGTGGTTCACGCTTGACACCACCCCAGCGGTAGCTGTGACTGCGCCGGAGGGTAGCAAGGCGAAAAAGGTGACAGGTGGCCTGGACGAGGCTATCGGCACACTCACGCACCACGAGATTGACCTTCCTGCTACGCCACTCGAACGCATCGATGCGTCCGCTGCAAATGAGACAGAGTCCTGCTCCGTGCTTAACTTGCCTGAGAAGTATGGCGACCACGTCCTAGCTGGGCGTCCAGATTCCCCCACCGGTTCGTGGCTTTATACCTCCGACACCCGCAATCCCATCGAAGTCCGCTGTGGAGTGTCGATGAGCCCTGAATACGCCGCTGGAGCGCGATTGACGCAGCTCGACGGCCGCCCCTGGTTCACTGATTCCTCCGGCCTACGCTGGTGGTCCATGGGGACACCCACCGTAGCCGTATTTGCGCCCCTTGATTTGGCCGAGAACGTCCTCGCCGATGTCTCCCGCCAGATCGGTCCTGTCGAGGACGCAGGAGACTCCGCTCCTTCGCAGGACACGGCCGACGCTCAGAAAGCGCAGTAA
- a CDS encoding thiamine-phosphate kinase yields the protein MTNERLNTPTLAEIGEKGVIAAIQEVAPSMINGDDAAVLTIGPPNTRTVVTTDMLVENRHFKLDWSTPEEIGHKAVVQNFADIQAMGARPIAVLMALSAPPSTRLSLVTGIARGIYERIQEFSAELVGGDLTAGNSIVLSITAVGSLGGSQPPLSLNRARPGQSVIACGCIGYSAAGLDLLKKFGRDHVPVEFLKLVRAHCTPPLMPDRGVVARATGATAMTDNSDGLITDLTTIADRSAVTIELNPAAIEPDHRLLRAAEVLGTDPWKWVLSGGEDHTLLATTTGENVSGFREIGRVIRRGTDPVTIGGEAPTWTEGWKSY from the coding sequence GTGACTAACGAGCGCCTAAACACACCGACCCTTGCAGAGATAGGGGAAAAGGGAGTGATCGCGGCCATCCAAGAGGTGGCCCCAAGCATGATTAACGGAGATGATGCCGCTGTTCTCACCATCGGTCCTCCGAATACTCGCACGGTGGTGACCACAGACATGTTGGTAGAAAATCGACACTTCAAGCTCGACTGGTCGACACCAGAGGAGATCGGGCACAAGGCCGTTGTACAGAACTTCGCGGATATTCAGGCGATGGGAGCCCGCCCGATCGCTGTTCTCATGGCGCTTTCGGCACCGCCAAGCACACGGCTCAGCCTCGTTACGGGAATCGCCCGTGGGATTTATGAACGGATCCAAGAGTTTTCTGCGGAACTTGTAGGTGGCGATCTCACCGCAGGGAACTCTATTGTCTTATCAATCACCGCAGTGGGCTCACTGGGTGGAAGTCAGCCACCACTGTCTCTCAACCGTGCACGACCAGGTCAAAGCGTTATCGCTTGCGGTTGTATCGGGTATTCGGCAGCTGGCCTTGACCTATTGAAGAAGTTTGGGCGCGACCATGTACCCGTGGAATTTCTCAAGCTTGTCCGCGCCCACTGCACGCCACCTCTGATGCCAGACCGGGGTGTCGTCGCTCGCGCCACGGGAGCTACCGCCATGACAGATAACTCTGACGGTCTCATCACAGATCTCACTACGATCGCAGACCGTTCGGCGGTGACGATTGAGCTCAATCCCGCCGCCATCGAGCCCGATCATCGCCTTCTTCGCGCGGCAGAGGTGCTGGGAACGGATCCCTGGAAGTGGGTTTTGTCCGGCGGAGAGGATCACACGCTGCTTGCTACAACGACCGGCGAGAACGTGTCAGGATTCCGTGAGATCGGCCGAGTGATCCGTAGAGGAACCGATCCAGTTACCATCGGTGGCGAGGCTCCCACGTGGACAGAAGGGTGGAAATCATACTGA
- a CDS encoding uracil-DNA glycosylase, whose translation MESSLPIEYGWQEALAPVEDEIHAMGAFLREEVAAGRGYLPPGDDILRAFTYPFHQVKVLIIGQDPYPTPGHAMGLSFATRPGVRPLPRSLSNIFTELASDLDCDKPTDGDLRPWCEQGVALFNRCLTVQPGKPASHRGRGWEHVTEQAIRALAQRDRPLVAILWGRDAQTAQKFLGDTPCINSPHPSPLSASRGFFGSRPFSRANEILEELGATPVDWRLP comes from the coding sequence ATGGAATCGAGTCTTCCAATCGAATATGGCTGGCAGGAGGCGTTAGCACCCGTGGAGGACGAAATCCACGCAATGGGCGCTTTTCTCCGCGAGGAGGTCGCCGCAGGGCGTGGGTACCTGCCCCCAGGAGACGATATTCTTCGCGCCTTCACGTACCCATTCCACCAGGTAAAGGTGCTTATCATTGGCCAAGATCCCTATCCCACTCCGGGGCACGCAATGGGTCTTTCTTTTGCTACCCGCCCAGGGGTACGGCCCCTTCCACGGAGCCTCTCTAATATCTTCACAGAGTTGGCTAGCGACCTCGATTGCGATAAGCCAACGGATGGAGATCTGCGCCCGTGGTGCGAACAGGGAGTGGCTCTCTTCAACCGGTGCCTGACCGTACAGCCAGGTAAACCGGCCTCCCATCGAGGCCGGGGATGGGAGCACGTGACAGAGCAGGCCATCCGAGCCCTTGCCCAGCGAGATCGGCCCCTGGTAGCGATTCTGTGGGGAAGGGACGCACAGACCGCTCAGAAGTTTCTGGGAGATACCCCGTGTATCAATTCACCGCACCCGTCGCCGCTGTCAGCGTCGAGGGGCTTTTTCGGCTCCCGCCCTTTTAGTCGAGCCAACGAGATCCTGGAGGAGCTCGGGGCCACCCCGGTGGACTGGCGCCTGCCCTAG